The window GATGCACGGTTCCTTGCCGGTATTGCGGAAGCGATGGGGCAACTGGCTGGAGAAGAGATAGGCATCGCCCACCTGCAGAACGCGGGTTTCGTCATCGACCGTCACTTCCAGTTTACCCGAGATGATGACGCCCGCTTCCTCGCCTTCATGGGTGAGCATCACCCGCCCGCTTTCCGAGCCCGGCTGGTAGGTTTCGTAGAGCATCTGGATCGAGGAACTGCCGCTCTGGCCCACCTGGCGATAGCTCACGCCGCCGCGTCCGATCTCTGAAAGGTCATTTCTTTTGAAGAATATGCTGCGATCCTCGGTGACGTCGAGGTTGAAGAATTCGCCGAGCGTCATGCCGATTGCATCGAGGATGCGCTTGAGCGATCCGACCGAGGGGTTGGTGCGGCCGCCCTCGATCAGCGAGATCGTGCTGCTGGGTACGCCGGCCAGTTTGGCCAGGGCTCTCTGGCTGATGTCCTTGCGCTCGCGCACGGCGCGCAGGCGCACGCCTACTTCGTCCTTCATGTAAGGTAACTCCCTGTTCCAGGGGCACTGGCCTTATCTGTTCTGGTGCGGCCCCAGTCGTTTTGTCTGGAATGGGACAAGCCTATGTGACGGTTTGAGGATGATCAATATTTCATATTGGTTGCAGTGCAAAAAACAGTCTTGTGACCAGACCGCCTTCGATGTGTACTCATGGCATTCGCAGGAACGGGGGTTTCATGCACATCAAGACATCACTTCGCCTTGCATCGGCCCTTCTGGTGCTTGCACTGCCGGGCGCGGCCATGGCTGCGCAAGGTCCGTTGCCGCCGCCGCTCGAAGAGGAAGTCAGCGACGTGGCGGTCATGGGCGCGCCCGGGCCGCACCGGCTGGTGCTGGCGGGCGGCTTCGGTTCGGGCGGCGCGCAGATCCGCGACGGCGAGGACGGCAAGCTCCTGGGCACCGTATCGCTCGGCGGCCTCGCCAACATCGCCTATGCGCCCGACCAGTCCCGCATCTACGTGGCCGAGACGATCTGGACCAAGGGCAACCGCGGTACGCGCCAGGACATGATCAGTGTCTATGACGGCCGGACGCTCAACCTTCAGGAAGAGATCACCCTGCCGGGCCGGGTCTTCATGGTTCCGCGCCGCACCAACTTCTCGATCAGCACCGACGGCGCGCGCGCCTACATGTACAACTTCGATCCTTCCGCCTCGGTCAACGTGGTGGACCTTGCAAGCGGAGATGTGCAGGTGGTCGATACGCCCGGCTGCGCCCATGCGATGGCCTGGGGAAGGACCGGCTTCGCAGTCATCTGTGGCGACGGTTCGATCGGCTCGGTCGATACGGCCAAGGCGCTCGAACTCAAGCGCTCGGCCGCGTTCTTCGATGCGGAGAACGATCCGCTCTTCGAGGAAGCCGCGATCGATCCCAAGGCGGGCAAGGGGGTGTTCCTGTCCTACACAGGTGTCATCCACGAGGTGTCGCTTGAGGACGCGAAGGAAGTGGCGGCCTGGCCGATCCAGGAGGCCGCGGGGCTCGAACTGGCGCGCCCCGACGACCTGCAGTTGGCCTGGCGTCCCGGGGGCAGCGTGGTTTCCGCCTGGCATCACGCGAGCAATCTCCTCTTCGTGCTGATGCACCCGGGTGAGCACTGGACGCAGAAGGAAAAGGGGACACAGCTCTGGGTCGTCGATCTGACCAAACGCGAGGTCGTGGAGCGCGTGCCGCTCAAGACCCCGGTGACCTCGGTTGAGGTCAGCCAGGATGCTGAGCCCTTGCTCTACCTCGTCACCGAGGATGGCGGCCTGGAAGTCCTCAATGCGCTCGATCGCAGCGAGAAGACCTCGGTCAGCAACGTGGGATCGGTCGTGCCGGTCACCCCGATGCCATGAGCGTGCTCGACACCGGCCTTCTCCTTGCCACCGGGGCAGGGGCCCTGCGCTTCGGGACCGCGCTGCTTCTCGTAGGCGCTGTGCTTCCCAAGCTGCGCAACCGCTCGGCCTTCGCAGGCGTGGTCGCCAACTACAAGCTGCTCCCGCGCCCTCTGGTGGGCGTGGTGGCAGGGCTGCTTCCCTGGCTTGAACTGGCGCTCGCCGCGGCGCTTCTGGTGCCGCTGACGGCCTCGCTGGCGGCCTTCAGTGCGGCGCTGCTGCTCACGCTCTTTGCCGCGGCCATCGCCATCAACATCAGCCGCGGGCGTGCGCATATCGACTGCGGCTGCCGGGGCGATGAACTGCGCCAGCCGCTACGCGCCGGCATGGTCGTGCGCAACTTTGTCTGGGCGGTGCTTCTGATCGGCTCGGCCGGGATTGGCGGGCTCGCGCCTGCCTCCATGGCGCAGGGGCTTGCGCTCCTCGTGGCTCTTACGGCCGGTATGCTGGGCGCGGTGCTGCTCCACATTCTCGAAATCTTCTGGGCGCTGCCGGCTCGGCGCGCCCGCCCCCAAGCCGGAGGCTGACCGATGCTTCTTGTCACCACTGCCCTTGTCCTGCTCTGGATGCTGGTCATCGCCATGGCCTTCGTGATCCTGGCGCTGGCCCGCCAGATCGGCGTCCTTCACGAACGCCTTGCGCCTGTCGGCGCGCTCGCCACCGCGCAAGGGGCTCAGGCGGGCGAGCAGGCCCCCGTCATGCCCGGCCATCTGCTGGGCGGCGGCACGATCGAGATCGGGGGGGCGCTTGCCGCAGGTTCGCTGCGCCTGCTGCTCTTCGTCGCGCCGTCCTGCCCGATCTGCAAGAAGCTCATCCCCATCGCGCTCGACGTGGCGCGTGACGAGCGTGTCGATCTCGTCTTCGTCGGGGATGAGGACCCGGACGAGCAGCGCCGCATGATCGAGCGCCATGGCCTTGCGGGCCAGACTTTCGTCAACGGGCCCGAAGTGGGGATGGCCTTTGCCGTTGCCAAGCTGCCCCACGCGATCCTGCTCGATGACGCGGGCAAGGTCGTCGCGCGCGGCCTCGTCAACAGCCGCGAGCATCTGGAGAGCCTGCTGGTCGCGCACGAGACCGGCCATTCCAACGTGCAGAGCTACCTGCGCGCGAGCCGCGCCCCGGCGCTGGAGGCCGCCGAATAAGGCGCGCCCTGCAAGGAGAATTGCACCCATGAACTGGAAACTCATCGACAGCGCCAGCGAGAAGCTCTCGCGTGGGCTGGCCAAGGGCAC is drawn from Novosphingobium decolorationis and contains these coding sequences:
- a CDS encoding cupin domain-containing protein, whose amino-acid sequence is MKDEVGVRLRAVRERKDISQRALAKLAGVPSSTISLIEGGRTNPSVGSLKRILDAIGMTLGEFFNLDVTEDRSIFFKRNDLSEIGRGGVSYRQVGQSGSSSIQMLYETYQPGSESGRVMLTHEGEEAGVIISGKLEVTVDDETRVLQVGDAYLFSSQLPHRFRNTGKEPCIVVSACTPPSF
- a CDS encoding MauE/DoxX family redox-associated membrane protein translates to MSVLDTGLLLATGAGALRFGTALLLVGAVLPKLRNRSAFAGVVANYKLLPRPLVGVVAGLLPWLELALAAALLVPLTASLAAFSAALLLTLFAAAIAINISRGRAHIDCGCRGDELRQPLRAGMVVRNFVWAVLLIGSAGIGGLAPASMAQGLALLVALTAGMLGAVLLHILEIFWALPARRARPQAGG
- a CDS encoding amine dehydrogenase large subunit, which translates into the protein MHIKTSLRLASALLVLALPGAAMAAQGPLPPPLEEEVSDVAVMGAPGPHRLVLAGGFGSGGAQIRDGEDGKLLGTVSLGGLANIAYAPDQSRIYVAETIWTKGNRGTRQDMISVYDGRTLNLQEEITLPGRVFMVPRRTNFSISTDGARAYMYNFDPSASVNVVDLASGDVQVVDTPGCAHAMAWGRTGFAVICGDGSIGSVDTAKALELKRSAAFFDAENDPLFEEAAIDPKAGKGVFLSYTGVIHEVSLEDAKEVAAWPIQEAAGLELARPDDLQLAWRPGGSVVSAWHHASNLLFVLMHPGEHWTQKEKGTQLWVVDLTKREVVERVPLKTPVTSVEVSQDAEPLLYLVTEDGGLEVLNALDRSEKTSVSNVGSVVPVTPMP
- the mauD gene encoding methylamine dehydrogenase accessory protein MauD — protein: MLLVTTALVLLWMLVIAMAFVILALARQIGVLHERLAPVGALATAQGAQAGEQAPVMPGHLLGGGTIEIGGALAAGSLRLLLFVAPSCPICKKLIPIALDVARDERVDLVFVGDEDPDEQRRMIERHGLAGQTFVNGPEVGMAFAVAKLPHAILLDDAGKVVARGLVNSREHLESLLVAHETGHSNVQSYLRASRAPALEAAE